One region of Endozoicomonas sp. Mp262 genomic DNA includes:
- a CDS encoding DUF4981 domain-containing protein translates to MMSRLQPKPLAAAICASALILGGCTSDDTSTETASGQNDWENHQVFAINKEAPHTTLFPYASYQSAVVGKQSESPWFQPLNGTWKFRFDKHPDQRPLDFFNDSYDVSSWDDIPVPGNWEIEGKDEDGNYGKYGYPVYLDERFPFEAQWPNTPKDYNPTGSYRRDFTLPDNWDGRQVFIHMGGVRSAAYLWINGQKVGYSQGAKTPAEFDITPYVRRGNNTVSLQVIRWSDGSYLEKQDMLDLAGIERDIWLFSTPKVHIRDFKVKAGLTNNYQDGVLKLDLDLKNYLDQASGEHQIAISLLDGDEALITDSQTISIDGQERTVSFASKTLSGIKPWSAESPNLYTLLIELKNKNGNMLEVLKQQVGFRDVHIEGGQLKVNGQAIAIKGVNRHETHPDHGHVVTMADMIRDIQMMKRNNINAVRSSHYPNDPRWYELTDRYGLYVIDEANIESHPLAINPDTQIGDTESWIPAHLDRTRRMYERDKNHPSIIIWSLGNEAGYGQVFETTYKWLKDNDGSRPVQYEPAGWDHYSDIYAPMYPSFSHIRDFMEKVDNEPELARPMIFIEYAHAMGNSVGNLKDYWELIDSHPMTQGGFIWDWVDQAQRGYKLNENSERVEYWQYGHDYDPDMQTDGNFLNNGLVDPDRTPHPHLQEVKKVYQNIEFKASEEALKEGQVTITNRFIFTNLDRYNFYWNLEEDGCSLEERQITDISIEPGDSSLVNLSLPKVDPKPGAEYFVTVRAETKEAQPLTLPDQAFAGKAVGYELDQPEQLLPAHHTVAWEQFKLPESSPADTIPVSSLPVLNMEDNGSTVIVGNDLFEVRFDHQTGNMTQFTGNGLSLLESGLKPNFWRAPTDNDLGNGMQDWAKVWKTASDPQEATLVSFNAEQLDSHRVRLEVVYRLRAVESTQTVRYTVLGNGEVQVTSEFRQGEKDLFKLPRLGMQMQMPAGFETITWLGRGPHESYADRKTSAAVGWYQGTVWDQMHRYPRPQETANKTDVRWMALTNKDSIGLMAIAEGDLLSASAWHLDMDDLDVGETSDSGSGLVPVTDKHGADLVKRDHVVWNIDHKQMGVGGDTSWGRPVHPEYSIQAGDYKYSFRLIPVNLKKDNLLIKARTVIE, encoded by the coding sequence ATGATGAGCCGGCTACAGCCCAAACCTCTGGCTGCTGCTATCTGTGCTTCGGCACTTATACTGGGTGGGTGTACCTCTGACGATACCTCTACAGAGACTGCTTCAGGGCAAAACGATTGGGAAAACCATCAGGTTTTTGCCATTAATAAAGAAGCACCTCATACCACGTTATTTCCCTATGCCAGTTACCAGTCTGCTGTCGTCGGTAAGCAGAGTGAATCACCCTGGTTTCAGCCTTTAAATGGCACCTGGAAATTTCGCTTTGACAAACACCCGGATCAGCGCCCGTTAGATTTCTTTAATGACAGTTACGATGTGAGTAGTTGGGATGATATTCCAGTGCCTGGTAACTGGGAAATTGAAGGCAAGGATGAAGATGGGAACTATGGCAAATACGGTTATCCTGTCTATCTGGATGAACGCTTTCCCTTTGAGGCACAGTGGCCCAATACACCGAAGGATTATAACCCCACTGGCTCTTATCGTCGTGATTTTACCTTGCCTGATAACTGGGATGGCCGACAGGTCTTCATCCATATGGGAGGTGTACGCTCTGCCGCTTACCTCTGGATTAATGGGCAGAAAGTAGGCTATAGCCAGGGGGCGAAAACACCGGCTGAGTTTGATATCACGCCTTATGTTCGTCGTGGCAATAATACCGTTTCCCTTCAGGTGATTCGCTGGAGTGATGGCAGTTATCTGGAAAAGCAGGATATGTTGGATCTGGCTGGTATTGAGCGGGATATCTGGCTGTTTTCAACGCCGAAAGTCCATATACGGGATTTTAAGGTTAAAGCGGGCCTGACTAATAATTATCAGGATGGGGTGTTGAAACTGGATCTTGATCTGAAAAATTATTTGGATCAGGCATCAGGAGAGCATCAAATTGCTATTTCTTTGCTGGATGGTGACGAAGCCCTCATAACAGATAGTCAGACCATCAGTATTGATGGGCAAGAACGCACGGTCAGTTTTGCCAGCAAAACCCTTTCCGGCATTAAGCCCTGGTCTGCTGAATCCCCTAACCTCTACACATTGTTGATTGAGCTGAAAAACAAAAATGGCAATATGCTTGAGGTCTTAAAACAACAGGTGGGTTTCAGGGACGTGCACATTGAAGGGGGGCAGCTCAAGGTTAATGGCCAGGCGATAGCCATTAAAGGCGTTAACCGTCATGAAACCCATCCTGATCACGGTCATGTGGTTACTATGGCGGATATGATTCGTGATATCCAGATGATGAAACGCAACAATATTAATGCGGTGCGTTCCAGTCACTATCCCAATGATCCACGCTGGTATGAATTAACAGACCGCTATGGCCTGTATGTGATTGATGAGGCTAATATTGAGTCTCATCCACTGGCTATTAACCCGGATACCCAGATAGGTGATACAGAGTCCTGGATTCCTGCCCATCTTGATCGTACCCGAAGAATGTATGAGCGGGATAAAAACCATCCCTCCATCATTATCTGGTCACTGGGTAATGAGGCGGGTTATGGTCAGGTATTTGAAACGACCTACAAATGGCTGAAAGATAACGACGGTAGTCGTCCTGTGCAATACGAACCCGCTGGTTGGGATCATTACAGCGATATCTATGCCCCCATGTATCCTTCCTTTTCCCATATCCGCGACTTTATGGAAAAGGTGGATAATGAGCCAGAACTGGCCCGCCCCATGATCTTTATCGAGTATGCCCATGCCATGGGAAACTCTGTGGGTAACCTGAAGGATTATTGGGAGCTGATTGATTCCCATCCTATGACCCAGGGAGGCTTTATCTGGGACTGGGTAGATCAGGCGCAGCGTGGTTACAAATTGAATGAAAACAGTGAGCGGGTGGAATACTGGCAATATGGTCATGATTATGACCCGGATATGCAAACCGATGGTAATTTCCTGAATAATGGTCTGGTTGACCCGGACCGCACCCCTCATCCCCATCTACAGGAAGTAAAGAAGGTTTATCAGAACATTGAATTCAAGGCCTCTGAGGAAGCGTTAAAAGAAGGTCAGGTTACCATTACTAACCGCTTTATCTTTACTAACCTGGATCGCTACAACTTCTACTGGAATCTGGAGGAAGATGGGTGTTCTTTAGAAGAAAGGCAGATTACAGATATCTCTATTGAGCCTGGTGATAGTTCACTGGTTAACCTGTCATTGCCCAAGGTTGATCCCAAGCCAGGTGCTGAATATTTTGTGACCGTCAGGGCAGAGACCAAAGAAGCCCAACCTTTAACGCTCCCGGATCAGGCATTTGCCGGCAAAGCGGTGGGTTATGAACTGGATCAGCCGGAGCAGTTGCTACCAGCACACCATACCGTCGCCTGGGAACAGTTTAAACTGCCTGAAAGCTCTCCCGCTGACACCATACCGGTCAGTTCGCTGCCAGTCCTGAATATGGAGGATAATGGCTCCACTGTAATAGTTGGCAATGATCTGTTTGAAGTCAGGTTTGATCACCAGACCGGTAATATGACCCAGTTCACCGGTAATGGACTTTCCCTGCTGGAATCAGGCCTGAAGCCTAATTTCTGGCGTGCACCCACGGATAATGATCTGGGTAATGGTATGCAGGACTGGGCCAAGGTTTGGAAAACGGCATCAGACCCGCAAGAGGCGACACTGGTTTCCTTTAATGCAGAGCAGCTGGATAGTCATAGGGTGCGACTGGAGGTGGTGTACCGGTTACGAGCGGTTGAATCCACTCAAACTGTCCGTTACACCGTACTGGGTAATGGAGAGGTTCAGGTAACCAGCGAGTTCAGACAGGGAGAAAAAGATCTGTTTAAACTGCCTCGCCTTGGTATGCAAATGCAGATGCCTGCCGGTTTTGAAACCATCACCTGGCTGGGCAGAGGCCCTCATGAAAGTTATGCCGACCGCAAAACATCGGCAGCTGTGGGCTGGTATCAGGGAACGGTGTGGGATCAGATGCACAGATACCCGCGTCCTCAGGAAACGGCCAATAAAACCGATGTACGCTGGATGGCCCTGACCAATAAAGACAGTATTGGTCTTATGGCGATAGCTGAGGGTGATTTACTGTCTGCCAGCGCCTGGCATCTGGATATGGATGACCTTGATGTGGGTGAAACCAGTGATTCAGGATCCGGCCTGGTTCCGGTAACCGATAAGCATGGTGCTGACCTGGTGAAACGTGACCATGTTGTCTGGAACATTGACCATAAGCAGATGGGCGTCGGCGGGGATACCAGTTGGGGGCGGCCTGTGCACCCCGAGTATTCTATTCAGGCAGGCGACTACAAATACAGTTTCCGGTTAATTCCAGTGAATCTTAAAAAGGATAACCTGTTGATTAAAGCTAGAACAGTTATCGAATAA